The following proteins are encoded in a genomic region of Cricetulus griseus strain 17A/GY chromosome 7, alternate assembly CriGri-PICRH-1.0, whole genome shotgun sequence:
- the LOC100773672 gene encoding uncharacterized protein LOC100773672 produces the protein MAKGSFPRKPWAPEQMYFDSDPESEGLFDKPPPEEGHTVRAPKSAGRKSGRRVGGRDPRTRTGQSRKAAVRPEPEEEEPLVDEGCYLDHFPHLSIFIYAAIAFSITSCIFTYIHLQLA, from the coding sequence ATGGCTAAAGGTTCCTTTCCGCGCaagccctgggctccagagcAGATGTATTTTGACTCTGACCCTGAGTCCGAGGGCCTCTTCGATAAGCCGCCCCCGGAAGAGGGCCACACTGTCCGTGCACCCAAGTCGGCTGGCAGGAAATCTGGTCGGCGTGTGGGCGGGAGGGATCCGAGGACCCGCACTGGACAGTCCCGAAAGGCCGCTGTGCGCCCCGAGCCCGAGGAAGAGGAGCCTCTGGTGGACGAGGGCTGCTACCTCGACCATTTCCCTCACCTATCCATCTTCATCTACGCGGCCATCGCCTTCTCCATCACTTCCTGCATTTTCACCTATATCCATTTGCAGCTTGCCTAA
- the Mis12 gene encoding protein MIS12 homolog → MSVDPMAYEAQFFGFTPQTCLLRIYIAFQDHLFEVMQAVEHVILKKLEGMPDSEISPVQIRKCTEKFLCFMKGRFDNLFGRMEQLILQSVLCIPPNILLPEDKCQETHPFNEEKFQLLKKEIEELQEKYKVELRTEQALLAELEEQKAVKAKLKETLTFFDELENIGRDHGTSNFRESLVSLVQNCRKLQNIRDNVEKQSKRLETL, encoded by the coding sequence ATGTCTGTGGATCCGATGGCCTATGAGGCCCAGTTCTTTGGCTTCACACCACAGACTTGCTTACTGAGGATCTACATAGCATTTCAAGACCACCTATTTGAAGTGATGCAGGCTGTGGAACACGTAATCCTAAAGAAGCTGGAGGGCATGCCAGACTCTGAGATTAGCCCTGTCCAAATTCGTAAATGCACAGAGAAGTTCCTTTGCTTCATGAAAGGACGTTTTGATAACCTTTTTGGCAGAATGGAGCAGCTGATTTTGCAGTCGGTTTTGTGTATTCCCCCAAACATCCTGCTTCCTGAAGATAAGTGTCAGGAGACGCATccttttaatgaagaaaaattccAGCTTCTCAAAAAGGAAATTGAAGAGTTACAGGAGAAGTATAAGGTTGAATTACGCACTGAGCAGGCCCTTCTTGCAGAATTAGAGGAGCAAAAAGCTGTTAAAGCCAAACTCAAAGAGACCTTGACTTTCTTTGATGAGCTTGAAAACATTGGCAGAGATCATGGAACTAGTAACTTTAGGGAGAGCTTGGTGTCCCTGGTCCAGAACTGTAGAAAACTCCAGAACATTAGAGACAatgtagaaaaacaaagcaaaagactgGAAACACTGTAA